The Streptomyces sp. NBC_00775 genome includes the window TGCGCCCTCCGGTGAGGGTGTACAGCCGGTCGGGCGCGTCGTCCCTGCCCGGACGGCTCATGACGTACGGGGCGGCGCGCTCAGGTGTTCGCCGAGTTGCTCCACGAGTTCGCTCATGTTGTGCCCGACCAGACCGGCGTCCGCGTCCTCGGCGGTGACGACGGCGAGGTGCGCTCCGTCGCCCGCCTCCACGATGAACAGGACCCCGCCGTAGAACTCGGCCATGGCCGAACGCACACCCCCGCTGCCGTCACCGAACTCCATGGACGCGCCGTGGGACAGCGACTGGATGCCGGCGGCGATCGCGGCGAGCTGGTCGGCCTGGTCGACCGAGAGTTCCGGGGTGCGGCACAACTTCAGGCCGTCGCGGGAGAGCACGAGCGCGTGCCGGGCGCCCGGGGTGCGCTCAAGGAGGCCCTCGATGAGCCAGGAGAGCTTCTCGTCGGCGGTGATGGTGCCGGTCATGGGGTGGTGTCGCCTTCCGGGTGCGCGTGCGAGTGCGGCTGCGGCTGTGAGTTCGAGGGGGTGGCGGGGGCTGTGTCCCGTACGGCTTCGTCGGCCCGT containing:
- a CDS encoding roadblock/LC7 domain-containing protein, which translates into the protein MTGTITADEKLSWLIEGLLERTPGARHALVLSRDGLKLCRTPELSVDQADQLAAIAAGIQSLSHGASMEFGDGSGGVRSAMAEFYGGVLFIVEAGDGAHLAVVTAEDADAGLVGHNMSELVEQLGEHLSAPPRTS